In Tsuneonella dongtanensis, a single window of DNA contains:
- a CDS encoding glycosyltransferase family 4 protein, which yields MTSRLPDRYRGGKLRVVHLSGDFPDPVDPGKTAAVLRLVELTQDRFDHEVMSLNRRSPGQGRLSDAFRNALSPPRLTLREESFAYGHAIEYSAPGYGLWHRTMLETLGEQLADRIAAAGPLPDLIVGHKLTIEGIATRRMADRLRVPYALSIQGNTDTRILAARPDLRNHLREIFHDAAMVFSFAPWALRQVEARLGERTAPSVVLPCALGQDVTLPPRPSGGGLVTVFNLRHWRNKGFDRTVAALRASAGPARRAGLTVIGGGDEATLARCRELAGPTGLVSFAGPVENGEIPARLNRATALVLPSRRESFGMVFIEALFAGIPIIYPAGTAVDGYFDGEPFALRVDAGSTASIAAAMDRAVTHEEELKAALADWQNSPRARRFTREAIGDAFASGLHRAASGAI from the coding sequence GTGACAAGCAGGCTGCCTGATCGCTATCGCGGTGGGAAATTGCGTGTGGTCCACCTGTCGGGAGATTTTCCCGATCCGGTGGACCCGGGCAAGACCGCGGCGGTACTTCGCCTCGTAGAGCTCACGCAAGATCGCTTCGACCACGAAGTCATGTCCCTCAACCGTCGATCCCCGGGACAGGGGCGACTGTCAGATGCCTTTCGCAACGCTCTCTCGCCGCCCCGCTTGACCCTCCGCGAAGAGAGCTTCGCTTATGGTCACGCGATCGAGTATTCTGCGCCCGGATACGGGCTTTGGCATCGCACGATGCTGGAAACGCTGGGCGAACAGTTGGCCGACCGGATCGCCGCAGCGGGCCCCCTCCCCGACCTCATCGTCGGGCACAAACTCACGATCGAGGGCATCGCCACCCGGCGAATGGCAGATCGTTTGAGGGTGCCGTACGCGCTGTCCATCCAGGGTAACACCGACACGCGCATCCTCGCCGCGCGACCGGACCTGCGCAACCACCTGCGCGAGATCTTTCACGATGCGGCGATGGTCTTCTCCTTTGCGCCTTGGGCACTGCGGCAAGTAGAGGCGCGGCTCGGCGAGCGTACGGCGCCTTCGGTTGTCCTGCCCTGCGCCTTGGGCCAGGACGTCACGCTGCCTCCCAGACCCTCCGGCGGCGGACTGGTTACCGTGTTCAACCTGCGTCACTGGCGCAACAAGGGCTTCGACCGCACGGTCGCAGCGTTGCGCGCTTCCGCTGGTCCGGCGCGCCGCGCAGGCCTGACGGTCATCGGCGGAGGCGACGAGGCGACCTTGGCAAGGTGCCGCGAACTTGCCGGGCCAACTGGGCTCGTTTCGTTTGCCGGGCCGGTAGAGAACGGCGAGATTCCGGCCAGGCTCAACCGCGCCACCGCGCTGGTCCTGCCGTCTCGGCGCGAATCGTTCGGCATGGTCTTCATCGAGGCGCTGTTCGCCGGAATCCCGATCATCTACCCGGCGGGCACGGCGGTCGACGGTTACTTCGACGGGGAGCCGTTCGCCCTTCGGGTGGACGCGGGCTCAACTGCATCGATAGCGGCGGCGATGGACCGGGCGGTAACGCACGAAGAAGAATTAAAGGCCGCACTTGCCGATTGGCAGAACAGCCCGCGTGCCAGACGCTTCACGCGCGAGGCGATCGGCGATGCATTT
- a CDS encoding GumC family protein gives MDPIENKAPGNSWAERYLPGSDGGGEYQGTQISLQTVRGILWRQRYILVGVTALAVLAGFLMTIMQVPTFQATATVRADPEEADIFEGSSLAPDININRFGDYLSTLAMVIQSRSLAETVVDALDLADNPDVVGDIATVRPDGMSDAKWKERRRAVAVNVVHGGVQAEVPGSERVIAISYQSEDPQLAARIANGFAEAFLTDDLRRSIQKNEYAQAYLEKEILETRNRLETAERQALGYARANNIVGEAMLAPPVTGTATEQGAAPQTVAASSLASINSTYSAARANRINAEQRWRAAAAASPSELREVQASPVVQSIVARRATAQSELAEQRVRYGPSHPVVQELEAELATLDRQLARESSAIKEALRKEYLVAARQEEALGRELSNVSSKVLDEQERRVSFNALNGEVTGLRTQLQSLLDRYNQISASANVRPNTITLLDKATVPNRPVSPVLAKNLLIALILGAGLAVLLAALRETFDDRLRSAEDVERKLGVPLLGMTPLVEAEDLADPKGALAEAHASIRAAVGFTLPRRDHNILMVSSSQEQEGKSTTAISLATKFAALGQKVLLIDGDLRRPSLASALGYKRTDRGFAEVLAGQVRLQDALLPQTNPNLDVLPVGAIPPNPVEVVSSPRLDEFVAEQRKHYALIVIDSAPVIGLADAPLLARVCDGVIFVVESNRAHFGQAKAALRRLRESGTNVLGVVLTKFRALEAGESYGYGYKYYAYGDKQAA, from the coding sequence ATGGACCCGATCGAAAACAAGGCGCCTGGCAATTCGTGGGCGGAGCGTTACCTGCCCGGAAGCGACGGCGGGGGCGAATATCAAGGCACCCAGATCAGCCTGCAGACCGTGCGCGGAATTCTTTGGCGCCAGCGATACATCCTAGTCGGCGTAACGGCGCTGGCAGTTCTGGCCGGCTTCCTCATGACGATCATGCAGGTTCCGACCTTCCAGGCGACCGCGACTGTTCGCGCAGACCCCGAAGAAGCTGACATCTTCGAAGGGTCCAGCCTGGCCCCCGACATCAACATCAACCGTTTCGGAGATTACCTCTCGACGCTTGCGATGGTGATCCAGAGTCGCTCGCTCGCCGAGACCGTCGTCGACGCTCTGGACCTTGCGGACAACCCCGATGTGGTCGGCGACATCGCCACCGTCAGACCGGACGGCATGAGTGACGCGAAATGGAAGGAACGGCGCCGAGCGGTCGCTGTCAATGTCGTCCATGGCGGCGTCCAGGCCGAGGTCCCCGGCTCCGAACGCGTCATCGCGATCTCCTACCAGTCGGAGGATCCTCAACTCGCAGCGCGGATCGCCAACGGCTTTGCCGAGGCATTTCTGACCGACGATCTGCGTCGGAGCATCCAGAAGAACGAATACGCCCAGGCGTATCTCGAGAAGGAAATCCTCGAAACGCGTAATCGGCTCGAAACTGCCGAGCGCCAGGCCCTGGGATATGCCCGCGCGAACAACATCGTCGGCGAAGCCATGCTGGCACCGCCGGTGACAGGCACGGCAACCGAGCAGGGCGCTGCCCCGCAAACAGTCGCCGCCAGCAGCCTTGCATCGATCAATTCGACCTATTCCGCCGCTCGCGCCAACCGGATCAATGCGGAACAACGCTGGCGTGCAGCCGCTGCGGCTTCGCCGTCGGAATTGCGCGAGGTCCAGGCGAGCCCCGTCGTCCAGAGCATCGTCGCCCGCCGGGCGACTGCCCAGTCCGAGCTTGCCGAACAGCGCGTCCGCTACGGTCCTTCGCATCCCGTCGTCCAGGAACTCGAAGCCGAACTGGCGACGCTCGACCGGCAACTCGCTCGCGAAAGCAGCGCCATCAAGGAGGCGCTTCGCAAGGAATACCTCGTGGCAGCCCGCCAGGAAGAAGCGCTGGGACGCGAGCTGTCGAACGTCTCCTCTAAGGTGCTGGACGAGCAGGAACGGCGGGTTTCGTTCAATGCCCTCAACGGCGAAGTGACCGGCCTGCGCACGCAGCTCCAGTCGTTGCTCGATCGGTACAACCAGATCTCGGCATCGGCCAATGTCCGTCCGAACACCATCACGCTGCTCGACAAGGCCACCGTTCCTAACCGGCCGGTGTCGCCGGTTCTGGCGAAGAACCTGCTGATCGCGCTGATCCTGGGCGCCGGCCTAGCGGTCCTTCTCGCCGCGCTGCGCGAGACCTTCGACGACCGCCTGCGGTCGGCAGAGGACGTGGAGCGCAAGCTGGGCGTTCCGCTGCTCGGCATGACGCCGCTCGTCGAGGCCGAGGACCTCGCCGATCCCAAGGGCGCGCTGGCCGAAGCCCACGCTTCTATCCGGGCCGCAGTCGGTTTCACGCTGCCACGGCGCGACCACAACATCCTGATGGTTTCCAGCAGCCAGGAGCAGGAAGGCAAGAGCACGACGGCCATCAGCCTGGCGACCAAGTTCGCCGCGCTGGGACAGAAGGTGCTGCTGATCGATGGAGACCTCAGGCGTCCGTCACTTGCATCGGCGCTGGGCTACAAGCGCACGGATCGGGGCTTTGCCGAGGTCCTTGCCGGCCAAGTCAGATTGCAGGACGCTCTCCTGCCGCAGACGAACCCCAACCTCGACGTTCTTCCGGTCGGGGCGATCCCGCCGAATCCTGTCGAAGTCGTTTCCTCGCCCCGGCTCGACGAGTTCGTCGCCGAGCAGCGCAAGCACTACGCGCTTATCGTGATCGACAGCGCACCGGTGATCGGTCTTGCCGACGCTCCATTGCTCGCCCGGGTGTGCGACGGCGTGATCTTCGTCGTGGAATCGAACCGCGCCCATTTCGGCCAGGCCAAGGCGGCGCTCCGTCGACTTCGCGAGAGCGGCACCAACGTACTTGGTGTGGTCCTGACCAAGTTCCGCGCCCTCGAGGCGGGAGAGAGCTACGGCTACGGCTACAAGTACTACGCGTACGGTGACAAGCAGGCTGCCTGA
- a CDS encoding polysaccharide biosynthesis/export family protein, whose amino-acid sequence MIHISAMRGIVVSLVCAGALGACGATPPPVVGVISPASVEADGQQAFTAESAPADYRLRPSDSIGVTVFREPELSLAATPIGADGSIALPLIGSIRAEGRTAAELSGAIESELRRGYLNDPRVSVNVLRYDSHRVTVEGAVKTPGVYPFNPGSRLSSAIALAQGPDRVAKLDQIAIFRPTTAGMTVAKFDYRAIQEGTMIDPIIQPDDRVVVGTSGLSQFWQDTLKAIPVFALFTRI is encoded by the coding sequence ATGATTCATATCAGCGCAATGCGCGGCATTGTGGTGTCGCTTGTCTGCGCAGGCGCGCTTGGTGCGTGTGGCGCTACTCCCCCACCTGTCGTCGGTGTCATCTCTCCCGCATCTGTCGAAGCGGACGGGCAGCAGGCCTTTACCGCGGAATCGGCCCCGGCGGACTACCGGCTGCGGCCGTCCGATTCGATCGGTGTGACTGTGTTCCGCGAGCCGGAACTCTCGCTCGCCGCAACCCCGATCGGCGCCGATGGCTCAATCGCGCTCCCTCTTATCGGCTCGATCAGGGCCGAGGGACGGACCGCCGCCGAACTTTCCGGCGCGATCGAGAGCGAGCTGCGCCGCGGCTATCTCAACGACCCGCGCGTATCGGTGAACGTGCTGCGATACGATTCGCATCGCGTGACCGTCGAGGGGGCTGTTAAGACCCCCGGGGTCTACCCGTTCAACCCCGGCTCTCGCCTGTCTTCGGCCATAGCCCTTGCCCAGGGGCCGGACCGCGTGGCGAAACTCGATCAGATCGCGATCTTTCGTCCGACTACCGCGGGGATGACTGTCGCGAAATTCGACTACCGTGCCATTCAGGAAGGCACGATGATCGATCCGATCATCCAACCGGACGACCGCGTCGTTGTCGGCACTTCCGGCTTGTCGCAGTTCTGGCAGGATACGCTCAAAGCCATCCCGGTCTTCGCCCTTTTCACCCGTATCTAA
- a CDS encoding glycosyl transferase, translating to MTAGKANRVLAVASGGGHWEQLMALSPSFAGHEVNYVTTLPGLAEQFGVRALIVPDCNRNQKVRSLLCLAAVAAVLIRVRPDVIVTTGALPGYFAVLLGRRLGARTMWIDSIANAEEPSMAGRLARRHCDRWLTQWPGVAEDTGAEYRGAVL from the coding sequence ATGACCGCGGGGAAGGCCAACCGGGTTCTCGCCGTCGCTTCGGGTGGGGGCCACTGGGAACAACTGATGGCGCTGTCGCCATCGTTTGCTGGCCACGAAGTCAATTACGTCACGACCCTTCCTGGACTTGCCGAGCAGTTTGGCGTCAGGGCGTTGATCGTGCCCGATTGCAACCGCAATCAGAAAGTCCGATCCCTTCTTTGCCTTGCCGCGGTCGCTGCGGTGCTCATTCGCGTCCGGCCCGATGTAATCGTAACCACGGGTGCGCTGCCCGGGTACTTCGCCGTGCTCCTCGGTCGGCGGCTGGGGGCGCGCACGATGTGGATCGACAGCATCGCCAACGCCGAAGAGCCTTCCATGGCGGGCCGGCTGGCGCGCCGACATTGCGATCGCTGGCTCACCCAATGGCCGGGCGTTGCGGAGGATACGGGCGCGGAATATCGCGGAGCCGTGCTGTGA
- a CDS encoding glycosyltransferase: MILATAGTQLPFPRMLRALDRIAEKHGLRVVAQTCGNLAGARALEQREFIEPQPFAEMLAQADVVVSHAGIGTILAASRARKPLILYPRVAALGEHRNEHQRATAKAMAGRRGIHVAWDDATLSALLTGPALAPLEPGHSPELPGLISAVSEFVSGR, from the coding sequence GTGATCCTTGCCACCGCCGGAACCCAATTGCCGTTCCCCAGGATGCTGCGGGCGCTGGACCGGATCGCCGAAAAGCATGGTCTCCGCGTCGTCGCGCAGACGTGCGGAAACCTTGCGGGGGCCCGCGCGCTCGAACAGCGCGAATTCATCGAACCTCAGCCCTTCGCCGAGATGCTCGCGCAAGCGGATGTCGTAGTCAGCCATGCAGGCATCGGCACGATCCTCGCTGCATCCAGGGCGCGCAAACCGCTGATACTGTACCCGCGCGTCGCCGCTCTGGGCGAGCACCGCAACGAGCATCAACGGGCCACAGCGAAGGCGATGGCCGGACGCAGGGGAATTCACGTCGCGTGGGACGACGCCACGCTTTCGGCATTGCTGACCGGGCCGGCGCTGGCTCCGCTCGAGCCGGGACACTCGCCGGAACTCCCCGGGCTGATCTCTGCGGTCTCGGAGTTCGTCAGCGGGCGCTAG
- a CDS encoding VOC family protein — protein MTAHPVKHPVSLGGIHHAAYRCKDAKETVEWYGRVLGMDYTTAFAEDHVPSTGAYDPYMHVFLDAGNGNVLAFFELPHQKDMGRDENTPAWVQHLAFKVASEEELLAAKAHVEAQGIEVLGPTHHGIFKSIYFFDPNGHRVELAADIGTDEQYAELKRVAPMMLDEWSQTKKAPRHADWLHQIAREQNGIEAN, from the coding sequence ATGACCGCCCATCCCGTCAAGCACCCCGTTTCGCTTGGGGGCATCCACCACGCCGCATACCGCTGCAAGGATGCGAAGGAGACCGTCGAATGGTACGGCCGCGTCCTCGGCATGGACTACACGACCGCGTTTGCCGAGGATCACGTGCCCTCCACCGGCGCCTACGATCCCTACATGCACGTCTTCCTCGACGCGGGTAACGGCAACGTCCTGGCGTTCTTCGAACTGCCGCACCAAAAGGACATGGGCCGCGACGAGAACACCCCCGCGTGGGTCCAGCATCTCGCCTTCAAGGTCGCAAGCGAGGAGGAACTTCTCGCTGCCAAGGCGCATGTAGAGGCACAAGGGATCGAGGTGCTCGGGCCGACCCACCACGGCATCTTCAAGTCGATTTATTTCTTTGACCCCAACGGCCACCGGGTGGAACTCGCCGCCGATATCGGCACCGACGAACAGTATGCCGAGCTCAAGCGCGTCGCACCGATGATGCTCGACGAATGGTCGCAGACCAAGAAGGCGCCGCGCCACGCCGACTGGCTTCACCAGATTGCCCGCGAGCAGAATGGGATCGAAGCGAACTAG
- the hppD gene encoding 4-hydroxyphenylpyruvate dioxygenase, with the protein MADLFENPAGLDGFEFVEFCAPEKGVLEPVFEAMGFTRVAQHRSKDVHLWRQGGINLIANYEPRSAAWFFAREHGPSACGMAFRVRDARKAYAHLLEKGAEPVAVETGPMELHVPAIRGIGGAILYLVDRYADENAEGLTIYDVDFDYLPGVEIHPEGAGFDRIDHLTHNVYGGRMKYWADYYETLFNFREIRFFDIKGEYTGLTSKALTAPDGKIRIPLNEEGKSGGGQIEEFLREFNGEGIQHIALICDDLVAAWDRLKTFGVPFMTAPPATYYEMLDERLPGHGEDVEALKMRGILLDGTTLNEDGSVGQPRLLLQIFAQAQVGPVFFEFIQRKGDEGFGEGNFKALFESMERDQIQRGALKVEEPAQ; encoded by the coding sequence ATGGCCGACCTGTTCGAAAACCCAGCCGGTCTCGACGGTTTCGAGTTCGTCGAGTTCTGCGCGCCTGAGAAGGGCGTGCTCGAGCCGGTGTTCGAGGCGATGGGCTTCACCCGCGTCGCCCAGCACCGCTCGAAGGACGTGCACCTCTGGCGGCAGGGCGGGATCAACCTCATCGCCAACTACGAGCCCAGAAGCGCCGCGTGGTTTTTCGCCCGTGAGCATGGCCCGTCGGCCTGCGGCATGGCGTTCCGGGTCCGCGATGCGCGAAAGGCCTACGCGCACCTGCTCGAGAAAGGCGCCGAGCCGGTTGCAGTCGAGACCGGGCCGATGGAACTGCACGTTCCCGCGATCCGCGGCATCGGCGGCGCTATCCTCTACCTCGTCGATCGCTACGCGGACGAGAATGCTGAAGGATTGACCATCTATGATGTCGATTTCGACTACCTCCCGGGTGTCGAAATTCATCCGGAAGGCGCCGGATTCGACCGCATCGATCACCTCACGCACAACGTCTACGGCGGCCGGATGAAGTACTGGGCGGACTACTACGAAACGCTCTTCAACTTCCGCGAAATCCGCTTCTTCGACATCAAGGGCGAGTACACCGGACTCACGTCCAAGGCGCTCACCGCGCCCGACGGGAAGATCCGCATTCCCCTTAACGAAGAGGGCAAGAGCGGCGGCGGCCAGATCGAGGAATTCCTGCGCGAATTCAACGGCGAAGGCATCCAGCACATCGCGCTCATCTGCGACGATCTGGTGGCCGCATGGGATAGGCTCAAGACGTTCGGCGTGCCGTTCATGACCGCGCCGCCGGCGACCTATTACGAGATGCTCGACGAGCGGTTGCCCGGCCACGGAGAGGACGTAGAAGCGTTGAAAATGCGGGGGATCCTGCTCGATGGTACGACCCTTAATGAAGACGGCTCGGTCGGCCAGCCGCGCCTGCTCCTCCAGATCTTCGCGCAGGCGCAGGTCGGGCCGGTGTTCTTCGAGTTCATCCAGCGCAAGGGCGACGAGGGCTTCGGCGAAGGTAACTTCAAGGCGCTGTTCGAGAGCATGGAGCGCGACCAGATCCAGCGCGGCGCGCTCAAGGTCGAGGAGCCGGCACAATGA
- a CDS encoding acetyl-CoA C-acetyltransferase, giving the protein MGEAYIIDAVRTPRGIGKPGKGALSHLHPQHLAATVLSAIKERNNLDTATVDDIVWSTSSQNGKQGGDLGRMAALSAGYDVKASGTTLDRFCGGGISSVNFAAASVMSGMEDCVIAGGTEMMSYTAAHAAEQANAGLPPRLMGSGHEALDELHPQSHQGVCGDAIATIEGISREDLDALALVSQQRADRAIKEGRFDKSVVPVKNPDGTIALDREEFPRPETTAEGLASLNPSFAKIADFEIGGTTFRKQINRRYPDLEIKHFHHAGNSSGVVDGAAALLITSPEYAQKNGLKPRARIVAYANQGDDPTLMLNAPVPAAKKVLEKAGLTKDDIDVWEINEAFSVVAEKFIRDLDLDREKVNINGGAMALGHPIGATGSILVGTALDELERSGGRYGLITMCAAGGMAPALIIERIAD; this is encoded by the coding sequence ATGGGCGAGGCCTACATCATCGACGCGGTGCGCACCCCCCGCGGCATCGGCAAGCCGGGCAAGGGCGCGCTGTCGCACCTGCACCCGCAACACCTTGCCGCCACGGTCCTTTCGGCGATCAAGGAGCGCAACAACCTCGACACCGCGACCGTCGACGACATCGTCTGGTCGACCAGCAGCCAGAACGGCAAGCAGGGCGGCGATCTCGGCCGGATGGCGGCGCTTTCGGCGGGCTACGACGTCAAGGCCAGCGGCACCACGCTCGACCGCTTCTGCGGGGGCGGCATCTCATCCGTGAACTTCGCCGCGGCCAGCGTGATGAGCGGCATGGAAGACTGCGTGATTGCGGGCGGCACCGAGATGATGAGCTACACCGCCGCGCACGCCGCCGAGCAGGCCAACGCCGGCCTGCCGCCGCGCCTGATGGGCTCGGGCCACGAAGCGCTCGACGAACTCCACCCGCAGAGCCATCAGGGAGTCTGCGGCGATGCCATCGCCACCATCGAGGGGATCAGCCGCGAGGATCTCGACGCGCTCGCGCTGGTCAGCCAGCAGCGCGCGGACCGCGCGATCAAGGAAGGCCGCTTCGACAAGAGCGTGGTGCCGGTGAAAAATCCCGACGGTACGATCGCGCTCGACCGCGAGGAGTTCCCCCGGCCCGAGACGACCGCCGAGGGCCTCGCTTCGCTCAATCCCAGCTTCGCCAAGATCGCCGATTTCGAAATCGGCGGGACCACCTTCCGCAAGCAGATCAATCGCCGCTATCCCGACCTCGAGATCAAGCACTTCCACCACGCGGGCAACAGCTCGGGCGTGGTCGACGGTGCCGCGGCGCTGCTGATCACGTCGCCCGAATACGCGCAGAAGAACGGCCTCAAGCCGCGCGCGCGGATCGTCGCCTATGCCAACCAGGGTGACGACCCGACGCTGATGCTCAACGCCCCGGTCCCCGCGGCGAAGAAGGTGCTCGAGAAGGCCGGCCTCACCAAGGACGACATCGACGTGTGGGAGATCAACGAGGCGTTCTCGGTGGTCGCCGAGAAGTTCATCCGCGACCTCGATCTCGACCGCGAGAAGGTCAACATCAACGGCGGCGCGATGGCGCTGGGACACCCGATCGGCGCGACCGGCTCGATCCTCGTCGGCACCGCGCTCGACGAACTCGAGCGGTCGGGCGGCCGCTACGGACTCATCACCATGTGCGCCGCGGGCGGCATGGCTCCGGCGCTGATCATCGAGCGTATCGCGGACTGA
- a CDS encoding crotonase/enoyl-CoA hydratase family protein — translation MPDTANEDVLTEVRDGVLIVTINRPDAKNAMNKAAAEGIAAAMDRLDSEDALRVGVLTGAGGTFCSGMDLKGFLRGESPVVEGRGFGGVVQAPPKKPLIAAVEGYALAGGLELMIACDLVVASAGAKFGIPEAKRGLVAAAGGVMMLPDQIPERIAMELALTGDFIDAARAYELGLINRVVEGSALDGALELAAKIAANGPLAVRVSKAIVKESRGWPMDERYKRQAELIAPVFVSEDAREGAAAFAEKRAPNWKGK, via the coding sequence GTGCCGGATACCGCAAATGAAGACGTGCTGACCGAAGTCCGCGACGGCGTGCTGATCGTCACGATCAACCGCCCCGATGCGAAAAACGCGATGAACAAGGCCGCGGCCGAAGGAATTGCGGCGGCAATGGACCGGCTCGATTCCGAAGACGCGTTGCGCGTTGGCGTGCTGACGGGCGCCGGCGGCACGTTCTGCTCGGGCATGGATCTCAAGGGCTTCCTGCGCGGCGAATCCCCGGTGGTCGAAGGGCGCGGGTTCGGCGGGGTGGTGCAGGCACCGCCCAAGAAGCCGCTGATCGCGGCGGTCGAAGGCTATGCCCTTGCCGGCGGGCTCGAACTGATGATCGCCTGCGACCTCGTTGTGGCGAGCGCGGGCGCGAAATTCGGTATCCCCGAGGCCAAGCGCGGCCTCGTCGCCGCTGCCGGGGGTGTGATGATGCTGCCCGACCAGATCCCCGAGCGTATCGCTATGGAACTGGCCCTGACCGGCGACTTCATCGACGCCGCCCGCGCCTACGAACTGGGCCTGATCAACCGGGTGGTCGAAGGGTCGGCTCTCGACGGCGCGCTGGAACTCGCGGCGAAGATCGCCGCCAACGGGCCGCTTGCGGTGCGGGTGTCGAAGGCGATCGTCAAGGAATCCCGCGGCTGGCCGATGGACGAGCGCTACAAGCGCCAGGCCGAGCTGATCGCGCCCGTCTTCGTCAGCGAGGATGCGCGCGAAGGTGCGGCTGCCTTCGCCGAGAAGCGCGCGCCGAACTGGAAGGGCAAGTAG
- a CDS encoding CaiB/BaiF CoA transferase family protein: MAGPLAGIRIVEFAGIGPGPFCGMMLADHGAEVIRIDRASGSRGGSQPVTSKDVLARGRKSIAINLKSAEGVALARKLCGSADGIIEGFRPGVMERLGLGPDELLADHPRLVYGRMTGWGQTGPYAPWAGHDINYIALAGALAHFGRAGGKPTPPINMVGDFGGGGMMLAFGMTAALLNVARGGQGQVIDCAMTDGTAVLMSMMHGMKAMGVWSEELGANMLDTGAHFYDTYETADGKFVSIGSIEPQFYAELRRIAGLAEDTDFDAQHDRKGWPALKDKLAALFRTKTRDEWDALMEHTDVCYAPVLTMGEAVEHPHNKARGTFVDVGGAMQPAPAPRYSGTATATPEPAPMPGDQTEEVLGALGLGAEEIAGLREAGTVA; encoded by the coding sequence GTGGCCGGCCCCCTCGCAGGCATCCGCATCGTCGAGTTCGCGGGGATCGGCCCGGGGCCGTTCTGCGGAATGATGCTCGCCGACCACGGTGCCGAGGTAATCCGCATCGACCGCGCGTCCGGTTCGCGCGGCGGATCGCAGCCGGTCACCAGCAAGGACGTGCTCGCGCGCGGGCGCAAGTCGATTGCGATAAATCTCAAGAGTGCGGAGGGTGTCGCGCTCGCACGAAAGCTCTGCGGCAGCGCCGACGGGATCATCGAGGGCTTCCGTCCCGGGGTGATGGAGCGGCTGGGGCTTGGGCCGGACGAGCTGCTCGCCGACCACCCCAGGCTCGTCTACGGCCGGATGACCGGGTGGGGGCAGACGGGGCCCTATGCGCCGTGGGCCGGGCACGACATCAACTACATCGCGCTTGCCGGGGCGCTCGCGCATTTCGGGCGCGCGGGCGGCAAGCCGACCCCGCCGATCAACATGGTCGGCGATTTCGGCGGCGGCGGGATGATGCTCGCCTTCGGGATGACCGCCGCGCTGCTCAACGTGGCGCGTGGGGGGCAGGGCCAGGTGATCGACTGCGCGATGACCGACGGCACCGCGGTGCTGATGAGCATGATGCACGGAATGAAGGCAATGGGCGTGTGGTCGGAGGAGCTGGGCGCCAACATGCTCGATACCGGTGCGCACTTCTACGACACCTACGAGACCGCCGACGGCAAGTTCGTGTCCATCGGCAGCATCGAGCCCCAGTTCTACGCGGAGCTGCGCCGGATCGCCGGGCTGGCCGAGGACACCGACTTCGATGCCCAGCACGATCGCAAGGGCTGGCCTGCGCTCAAGGACAAGCTCGCGGCCCTGTTCCGGACGAAAACCCGCGACGAGTGGGACGCCCTGATGGAACACACCGACGTCTGTTACGCCCCGGTACTGACCATGGGCGAGGCGGTGGAGCACCCGCACAACAAGGCGCGCGGGACGTTCGTGGACGTCGGCGGCGCGATGCAGCCCGCGCCCGCGCCAAGGTATTCGGGGACGGCGACCGCGACGCCCGAGCCCGCGCCGATGCCGGGCGACCAGACGGAAGAGGTGCTGGGGGCGCTGGGACTGGGGGCGGAGGAGATCGCGGGGCTGCGCGAGGCGGGAACGGTCGCGTGA